The region GGAGGGAGTACAGTCAAAAGGGGTGCCAACTGGCGCAACAAAGATGTAACTTTTTGCTCGGCTTGAAATTGCGCCCAATCAGGGAGGTGATTAAAGGGACCGTCCGGGTCGGCCGACAGGGGTCATCGGCACAAAATGAGCCAGCCGATATTTTCAGAGGTTGCTTGACATTTCGATAAGATGGTGTGGGATAAGAGATTGCCGCAAGCCCTACCGGCGGCACACTTTAGACCGGCTCAGTCCGTACCGCGTCGGTCATCACGCAAGTTGTTCTCTTCCATAATCCTGCGGAGTCGGGCGCGGGATATTTTCAGAATCGAAGCGGCCTGGGTGCGGTTCCATCCCACCATATTGAGTATCTCGAGAATCACCTGGCGCTCGATGGCTTTGAGCGGGATACCGGCCTCCGGAATCTCAATTGTGATTTGGCGACGCTCGCGAGCGGTGACTCGTCCATTTTTGATTGCCTCTCGAAGCATCGGGGCGGTCAGTTCGCCGGTGGATGCGAGAAGCACCGCCCGCTCTATCACATTGCGCAGTTCGCGGACATTTCCGGGCCAGTTGTGGGCCTGAAGAGCCTCAAGAGCGTCATCCCGGATGCAAAGGAGCCGCTTGTTGTAAAGCGTGCGGTAGAAGTCGAAATTATAGAGCGCCAAATCGAAAATATCCTCTTTTCGCTCCCGCAACGGCGGCAGATGAATCGAAATCAGATTAAGGCGGAAAAGTAAATCCTCCCGAAACCGCCCTTCCCGAACCGCCTGTTCCAGATTGATATTGGTGGCGGCAAGAACGCGGACATTGATATCTTTTTCTTCGACCCCGCCGAGGGGGCGGAGTTTGCGGTTCTCGAGAATCTTGAGAAGTTTTGCCTGCGCCGAGGATGTGAGATTGCCGACTTCATCAAGGAAGATGGTGCCGTTATGGGCGAATTCGAAAAGACCAATCTTGTCGTTTTTGGCGTCGGTGAAAGCCCCTTTCTTATGGCCAAACAGTTCCGATTCGAAGAGTTCATCCGGAATGGCCGAGCAATTGACCTCGATGAAGTTCTTGTCCTTCCGGACACCGCTGTAATGCATCACTTTCGCCAGAAGGTCTTTGCCGGTGCCGGTTTCGCCGAAGAAGATGGCATTGGGATAATCGACGTCAGAGAGATGCTCAATCATCTTCTTTATTTCCAGCATCCGGGGCGAATGACCTATTATAGATGAAACCGAAAAAGGGTCGGCATTGGCGGCGGGGATTTCCGGAACCGGGGGAGTCTCTTTCATTTTATGACCGTTTTCAAGTCGTTTCAGAAACTGTTCGAGATTGAGAATTTCGGCGACCCCGAGTTTGGCGACCTCGACGGTCTCATCGATGGAGGGGGATTCGGCGATACCGACGATGCGGAGTTGGTCGAATGATTTGGAGAGGGAGAGAAGGAATTCCGGGTTGCGGAATTGTGCGGTCTCGAGGTCGACGAAGGCGGTCTTGCTGTCGGTGGCGGTTTCAGGAAGAACCGGCTCCCGGAGCAAAAGGGAATCATCGCGCAGTTCCGGGTGGGTGGCGCAGAGTTTTTCCCAGTTTTTGCCGCTGAGCCGTTCGCCGTATATAAGGACTTTGCTGGACATAGTTATAGAGAGCCCCGTTGAAGACAGGGG is a window of Candidatus Zixiibacteriota bacterium DNA encoding:
- a CDS encoding sigma 54-interacting transcriptional regulator; this translates as MSSKVLIYGERLSGKNWEKLCATHPELRDDSLLLREPVLPETATDSKTAFVDLETAQFRNPEFLLSLSKSFDQLRIVGIAESPSIDETVEVAKLGVAEILNLEQFLKRLENGHKMKETPPVPEIPAANADPFSVSSIIGHSPRMLEIKKMIEHLSDVDYPNAIFFGETGTGKDLLAKVMHYSGVRKDKNFIEVNCSAIPDELFESELFGHKKGAFTDAKNDKIGLFEFAHNGTIFLDEVGNLTSSAQAKLLKILENRKLRPLGGVEEKDINVRVLAATNINLEQAVREGRFREDLLFRLNLISIHLPPLRERKEDIFDLALYNFDFYRTLYNKRLLCIRDDALEALQAHNWPGNVRELRNVIERAVLLASTGELTAPMLREAIKNGRVTARERRQITIEIPEAGIPLKAIERQVILEILNMVGWNRTQAASILKISRARLRRIMEENNLRDDRRGTD